Proteins encoded by one window of Rattus rattus isolate New Zealand chromosome 10, Rrattus_CSIRO_v1, whole genome shotgun sequence:
- the Dsel gene encoding dermatan-sulfate epimerase-like protein, with protein sequence MALMFTGHLIFLTLMMCSFTTCEESVSNYSEWAVFTDDVQWFKTQKIQDFKLNQKLYPNLYFDAGDIQTMKQQSRTSHLHIFRAIKSAVTIMLSNPSYYLPPPKHAEFAAKWNEIYGNNLPPLALYCLLCPEDKVAFEFVMEYMDRMVSYKDWLVQNAPGDEVPLGHSLTGFATAFDFLYNLLGKQRKQKYLEKIWIVTEEMYEYSKIRSWGKQLLHNHQATNMIALLIGALVTGVDKGSKANIWKRVAVDEMEKTMFLLNHIVDGSLDEGVAYGSYTSKSVTQYVFLAQRHFNISNFDNNWLKMHFWFYYATLLPGYQRTVGIADSNYNWFYGPESQLIFLDKFILRNGAGNWLAQQIRKHRPKDGPMVPSTAQRWSTLHTEYIWYDPTLPPQPPVDFGTAKMHTFPNWGVVTYGGGLPNTQTNTFVSFKSGKLGGRAVYDIVHFQPYPWIDGWKSFNPGHEHPDQNSFTFAPNGQVFVSEALYGPKLSHLNNVLVFAPSPSSQCNQPWEGQLGECAQWLKWTGEEVGDAAGEVIAAAQHGERMFVSGEAVSAYSSAMRLKSVYRALILLNSQTLLVVDHIERQETSPINSVSAFFHNLDIDFKYIPYRFMNRYNGAMMDVWDAHYKMFWFDHHGNSPVASIQEAEQAAEFKKRWTQFVNVTFHMESTITRIAYVFYGPYVNVSSCRFIDSSSSGLQISLYVNSTEHSVSVVTDYQNLKSRFSYLGFGGFASVANQGQITRFGLGTQAILNPVRHDRVINFPFGFKFNIAVGFILCISLVILTFQWRFYLSFRKLMRCVLILVIALWLIELLDVWSTCTQPICAKWTRTEAKANEKVMISEGHHVDLPNVVITSLPGSGAEILKQLFFNSSDFLYIRIPTTYMDIPETEFEIDSFVDACEWKVSDIHSGQFHLLRGWLQSLVQDTKLHLQNIHLHETSRNKLAQYFTTNKDKKRKLKRRESLPDQRSRIKGSFDIDAEYIRALRRHLVYYPSARPVLSLSSGSWTLKLHFFQEVLGTSMRALYIVRDPRAWVYSMLYGSKPSLYSLKNVPEHLAKLFKIEEGKSKCNSNSGYAFEYESLKKELEIPQLNAVSLLSHLWVANTAAALRINTDLLPTNYHLVKFEDIVHFPQKTTERIFAFLGIPLSPASLNQILFATSTNLFYLPYEREISPSNTNIWKTNLPRNEIKLIENICWTLMDRLGYPKFMD encoded by the coding sequence ATGGCGTTAATGTTTACaggacatttaatatttttaacattgatGATGTGTAGTTTTACTACTTGTGAAGAATCTGTGAGCAATTATTCTGAATGGGCAGTTTTCACTGATGATGTACAATGGTTTAAGACACAGAAAATACAAGATTTCAAACTCAACCAAAAACTTTATCCAAATTTATACTTTGATGCCGGAGATATACAAACAATGAAACAACAGTCTCGTACAAGCCATTTGCATATTTTTAGAGCTATCAAAAGTGCAGTGACAATTATGCTGTCCAACCCATCATACTACCTACCTCCACCCAAGCATGCTGAGTTTGCTGCCAAGTGGAACGAAATATATGGTAATAACCTTCCTCCTTTAGCATTGTATTGTTTATTATGCCCAGAAGACAAGGTTGCCTTTgaatttgtcatggaatatatggACAGGATGGTTAGCTACAAAGACTGGCTAGTTCAGAATGCACCAGGGGATGAGGTTCCACTTGGCCATTCTTTAACAGGTTTTGCTACTGCCTTTGACTTTTTATATAATCTATTAGGTAAGCAGCGGAAACAAAAATACCTAGAAAAAATTTGGATTGTTACTGAGGAAATGTATGAATATTCCAAGATTCGCTCATGGGGCAAACAACTTCTTCATAATCACCAAGCTACAAATATGATCGCATTACTCATAGGGGCCTTGGTTACTGGAGTAGATAAAGGATCTAAAGCAAACATATGGAAACGGGTTGCTGTTGATGAGATGGAAAAGACTATGTTTCTCTTGAACCATATTGTAGATGGCTCTTTGGATGAAGGTGTTGCCTATGGCAGCTATACCTCCAAATCAGTTACACAGTATGTTTTCTTGGCACAGCGCCATTTTAACATCAGTAACTTTGATAATAACTGGCTAAAAATgcatttttggttttattatgcTACACTTTTGCCAGGCTATCAAAGAACTGTAGGCATAGCAGATTCTAATTATAATTGGTTTTATGGTCCAGAAAGCCAGTTAATTTTTTTGGATAAGTTCATTTTACGGAATGGAGCGGGAAATTGGTTAGCTCAGCAAATTAGAAAGCATCGACCTAAGGATGGACCAATGGTTCCTTCCACTGCTCAGCGGTGGAGTACTCTTCATACTGAATACATCTGGTATGATCCAACGCTCCCCCCACAGCCTCCTGTTGATTTTGGCACTGCAAAAATGCACACATTTCCTAACTGGGGTGTTGTGACTTATGGGGGTGGCTTACCAAACACACAGACCAATACCTTTGTGTCTTTTAAATCTGGGAAACTGGGAGGACGAGCTGTATATGACATAGTTCACTTTCAGCCATATCCCTGGATTGATGGATGGAAAAGCTTTAACCCAGGACATGAACATCCAGATCAAAATTCATTTACTTTTGCCCCTAATGGACAAGTATTTGTTTCTGAGGCTCTTTATGGACCAAAGTTGAGCCACCTTAACAATGTATTGGTGTTCGCCCCATCACCATCAAGCCAATGTAATCAGCCCTGGGAAGGTCAACTGGGAGAATGTGCACAATGGCTCAAGTGGACTGGTGAAGAGGTTGGTGATGCAGCTGGGGAAGTTATTGCTGCTGCTCAACATGGAGAAAGGATGTTTGTGAGTGGGGAAGCAGTGTCTGCTTATTCTTCTGCAATGAGACTGAAAAGTGTCTATCGtgctttaattcttttaaattcgCAAACTCTGCTTGTTGTTGATCATATTGAAAGGCAAGAGACTTCCCCAATAAATTCTGTCAGTGCCTTCTTTCATAATTTGGATATTGATTTTAAATACATCCCATACAGGTTTATGAATAGGTATAATGGTGCCATGATGGATGTGTGGGATGCACACTATAAAATGTTTTGGTTTGATCACCATGGCAACAGTCCTGTGGCCAGTATACAAGAAGCAGAACAGGCTGCAGAATTTAAGAAACGGTGGACTCAGTTTGTTAATGTTACATTTCATATGGAATCCACAATCACACGAATTGCTTATGTATTTTATGGTCCATATGTCAATGTTTCCAGCTGCAGATTTATTGATAGTTCCAGTTCTGGACTTCAGATTTCTTTATATGTCAATAGTACTGAACATAGTGTTTCTGTTGTAACTGACTACCAAAACCTGAAAAGCAGATTCAGTTACCTGGGATTTGGTGGTTTTGCCAGTGTGGCTAATCAAGGACAAATAACTCGATTTGGTTTGGGTACTCAAGCAATATTAAACCCTGTAAGACATGATAGAGTTATTAATTTCCCCTTCGGGTTTAAATTTAATATAGCAGTTGGATTCATTTTGTGTATTAGTTTGGTTATTTTAACTTTTCAGTGGCGGTTTTACCTTTCCTTTAGAAAGCTAATGCGCTGTGTATTAATACTTGTTATTGCCTTGTGGTTAATTGAGCTTCTGGATGTATGGAGCACTTGCACTCAGCCCATCTGTGCAAAGTGGACAAGGACGGAAGCTAAGGCAAATGAGAAGGTCATGATTTCCGAAGGGCATCATGTGGATCTTCCTAATGTTGTTATTACCTCACTCCCTGGTTCAGGAGCTGAAATTCTCAAACAGCTTTTTTTCAATAGTAGTGATTTTCTCTACATTAGAATTCCTACGACCTACATGGATATCCCTGAAACTGAATTTGAAATTGACTCATTTGTAGATGCTTGTGAATGGAAAGTATCAGATATCCACAGTGGGCAATTTCATCTTCTTCGAGGGTGGCTGCAGTCTTTGGTCCAGGATACAAAACTTCATTTGCAAAACATCCATCTACATGAAACCAGTAGGAATAAACTGGCCCAATATTTTACAACTAATAAGGACAAAAAACGAAAATTGAAAAGAAGGGAGTCTTTGCCAGATCAAAGAAGTAGAATAAAAGGATCATTTGATATTGATGCTGAATATATTAGGGCTTTAAGAAGACACCTAGTTTATTACCCAAGTGCACGTCCTGTGCTCAGCTTAAGTAGTGGTAGCTGGACATTGAAGCTTCATTTTTTTCAAGAAGTTTTAGGAACTTCAATGCGGGCATTGTACATAGTAAGAGACCCCCGAGCTTGGGTCTATTCAATGCTATATGGTAGTAAACCAAGTCTTTATTCTTTGAAGAATGTGCCAGAGCACTTagcaaaattgtttaaaatagaGGAAGGTAAAAGCAAATGTAACTCGAATTCTGGCTATGCTTTTGAATAtgaatcactgaagaaagaattagaaataccccaattaaatgctgtctcaTTATTATCTCATTTGTGGGTAGCAAACACGGCAGCAGCCTTGAGAATAAATACAGATTTGCTGCCTACCAATTACCATCTGGTCAAGTTTGAAGATATTGTTCATTTTCCTCAGAAGACTACTGAAAGGATTTTTGCTTTTCTTGGCATTCCTTTGTCTCCTGCTAGTTTAAACCAAATACTATTTGCCACTTCCACAAACCTTTTTTATCTTCCATATGAGAGGGAAATATCACCATCTAATACTAATATTTGGAAAACAAATTTGCctagaaatgaaataaagctAATTGAAAACATTTGCTGGACACTGATGGATCGTCTAGGATATCCAAAGTTTATGGACTAA